One genomic window of Luteitalea pratensis includes the following:
- a CDS encoding DinB family protein — MHRLLIATGLALAALLLPVTHASAQSAAMDGIRGEFTAVKTSVMTAANKAPESIYGFQATPEVYTFRKMLLHIADAGYSICSGFKGTPGQRPKVDADAVLPKADVVAALTKAFAFCDEALAAANDATLGETVTAPSGTKRPKSYYASHLLAHTSLHYGNVITYMRLNKLSPGEQ; from the coding sequence ATGCATCGACTCCTGATCGCGACCGGTCTCGCGCTCGCAGCGCTCCTGCTGCCCGTTACTCACGCATCTGCCCAGTCCGCGGCCATGGATGGCATCCGCGGCGAATTCACTGCCGTGAAGACCTCGGTGATGACTGCGGCCAACAAGGCCCCCGAGTCCATCTACGGGTTCCAGGCGACGCCGGAGGTGTACACGTTCCGCAAGATGCTGCTTCACATTGCCGATGCCGGCTACAGCATCTGTTCCGGATTCAAGGGCACGCCGGGGCAGCGGCCCAAGGTCGATGCCGACGCCGTGCTTCCCAAGGCCGACGTCGTGGCGGCGCTGACCAAGGCCTTCGCCTTTTGCGACGAGGCCCTCGCGGCCGCCAACGATGCCACGCTCGGCGAAACCGTGACGGCGCCCTCAGGAACGAAGCGGCCCAAGAGCTATTACGCCAGCCACCTGCTCGCGCACACAAGCCTGCACTACGGCAACGTGATCACGTACATGCGGCTCAACAAGCTGTCGCCGGGCGAGCAGTAG
- a CDS encoding DUF1501 domain-containing protein codes for MSNHQCTGALPAAGLSRRAVLNRFGLGLGGIALADLVNPLRLGAMTSQATPGVLGSQLHFPPKARRVIYLFMAGGPSQIETFDDKPVLRARNGESLPDSVRQGQRLTGMSGNQSVLPLAGSQFGFSQQGRSGTWVSDLLPHTARVVDDLCIVRSMHTDAINHDPAITFFQTGSQIAGRPSIGAWVHYGLGTDTQDLPAFVVLITPGKVDQPLYSRLWGSGFLPSRHQGVQFRSGKDPVLYLTNPRGVTPQGRRLLLDRLRDLHAYAAEQLGDGEVDQRIAQYEMSYRMQASVPGVMDVSGETEATLDLYGPDARLPGSFASNCLLARRLAERGVKFIQLYHQGWDQHDSLPKGIERQCRETDQASAALVTDLKRRGMLDDTLVVWGGEFGRTSYSQGKLTSSNYGRDHHPRCFSIWMAGAGVKAGYVHGATDDFAYNIVDGGVHVHDFHATLLRLLGVDHERLTYLHQGRRFRLTDVSGTVVDALLA; via the coding sequence ATGAGTAACCATCAATGCACGGGAGCGCTACCAGCCGCCGGCCTGTCGCGGCGCGCTGTGCTGAACCGGTTCGGGCTCGGGCTCGGCGGCATCGCCCTTGCCGATCTCGTGAACCCCTTGCGGCTCGGGGCGATGACGTCGCAGGCGACCCCGGGCGTGCTCGGCTCGCAGCTGCATTTCCCGCCGAAGGCCAGGCGGGTCATCTACCTGTTCATGGCCGGCGGGCCCTCCCAGATCGAGACCTTCGACGACAAACCCGTGCTCCGCGCGCGCAACGGCGAGTCCCTGCCAGACTCGGTCCGCCAGGGGCAGCGGCTCACGGGCATGTCAGGCAACCAGTCGGTGCTGCCGCTTGCCGGTTCGCAGTTCGGCTTCTCGCAGCAGGGGCGGTCCGGCACGTGGGTCTCCGACTTATTGCCGCATACAGCCCGGGTCGTCGACGACCTCTGCATCGTCCGATCGATGCACACCGACGCGATCAACCACGACCCTGCGATCACGTTCTTCCAGACCGGCTCGCAGATCGCCGGGCGCCCCAGCATCGGCGCGTGGGTGCATTACGGACTCGGCACCGATACTCAGGACCTGCCAGCCTTCGTCGTACTGATCACGCCTGGCAAGGTGGATCAGCCGCTGTACTCGCGGTTGTGGGGGAGCGGGTTCCTGCCCTCACGGCATCAGGGCGTGCAGTTCCGCAGCGGCAAGGATCCGGTCCTGTACCTCACCAACCCTCGCGGCGTGACGCCGCAGGGACGCCGGCTCCTGCTGGATCGGCTGCGCGACCTGCACGCCTACGCCGCCGAGCAACTCGGCGACGGCGAGGTAGACCAACGCATCGCGCAGTACGAGATGTCCTACCGGATGCAGGCGAGCGTGCCCGGGGTGATGGACGTGTCGGGCGAGACCGAGGCAACACTCGATCTCTACGGGCCGGACGCCAGGCTCCCGGGCAGCTTCGCGTCCAATTGCCTGCTGGCACGACGCCTGGCGGAGCGCGGAGTCAAGTTCATCCAGCTCTATCACCAGGGCTGGGATCAGCACGACAGCCTGCCCAAGGGGATCGAGCGGCAGTGCCGCGAGACCGACCAGGCCAGCGCCGCTCTGGTCACCGACCTGAAACGTCGCGGCATGCTCGACGACACACTCGTGGTCTGGGGCGGGGAGTTCGGTCGTACCAGCTACTCACAAGGCAAGTTGACGTCCTCCAACTACGGTCGCGACCATCACCCGCGTTGTTTCTCGATCTGGATGGCCGGCGCCGGCGTGAAGGCCGGCTATGTCCACGGCGCCACCGACGACTTCGCCTACAACATCGTCGACGGTGGGGTACACGTGCACGACTTCCACGCGACGCTGCTGCGTTTGCTCGGCGTCGACCACGAACGCCTGACGTACCTGCACCAGGGCCGCCGTTTCAGGCTCACCGACGTCAGCGGCACCGTCGTCGACGCACTGCTGGCGTGA